A stretch of the Bacteroidota bacterium genome encodes the following:
- a CDS encoding DUF3578 domain-containing protein, translating into MRVNIKEIRRIIKSDVIKPRIEEYLQKRKSGDEQQWNEEYKWDPKILPATHKEFIKERDILKKIEILQKNNPNEGSFVSYMDLDDLNKFAKEKTKQATKLMENLLNGKKNIAKRIDYFRDETKKVDEKIKLGTPLFGYIMAVFNSSKYPTYKNSTFMALKKLIGKRQEWSSMSVGEKYQTFTDLCHEMGKLLKPELETVNIRGIEVKPGRTALDGQDFFYILEDRYNRERYFPELVKFLEQAKASNLTTKQYRKDYMNCKVRISFGKVSSAQTPWISFLSGDNKLQKGIYPVFLFYKSINKLFLAYGISEISEPEQIWNIVGKETIEDYFIENFNSEPERYGSSYVYKVYDVKNIDNLNQEQMENDLKNIINEYKKQLEETPKIQYWTISPGEDAKHWEEFYQKGIIGVGWDKTKDLLQYKNKKEIQKVAKNLFGLKTNASNTAQACLDFSRTMRIGDILIVKKGIHELVGYGKVTSDYIYDARRKTYKHIRNVMWIKKGNWKIDKEIIHPALKTLTNITPYEGYAQELLGIMDESNIDGKNYWWINANPKIWNLTEAEVGSKQIYTSHNEAKNPRRIYSYFKEVKPGDIMFGYITSPDKQITSICKITKGLYENKEGEVIEFEKTETLQNPILWNELKNEESLKNCEPIKNNQGSLFKISKEEYETIRYLIDEKNIFTKEKIEKYIKKDALDKLFISENEFDNIAQNIERNKNIILQGPPGVGKTFLAKRLAYYLIGYKDVNKVQSIQFHQSYSYEDFMQGYRPNEKGKFDLVNGIFFRFCQKAKNDPNNKYFFLIDEINRGNLSKIFGELMMLIEKDKRGKDFAIPLTYSQDDRETFYVPENVHLIGTMNTADKSLAMVDYALRRRFNFIFLKPKFNNSFSSFLENMGVKKIIIKAIVEKISKLNEMIINDDNNLGKGYQIGHSFFCPQRKSKYDEEWFKNIVKYEIEPLLEEYWFDSEKKFNEAKNLLN; encoded by the coding sequence ATGAGAGTTAATATCAAGGAAATCAGGAGAATAATTAAATCTGATGTTATTAAGCCTAGAATTGAAGAATATTTACAGAAAAGAAAAAGTGGAGACGAGCAGCAATGGAACGAGGAATATAAATGGGATCCAAAAATATTGCCTGCAACACATAAGGAATTTATCAAGGAAAGAGACATTCTTAAAAAAATTGAAATTCTTCAAAAAAATAATCCAAACGAAGGATCCTTTGTGAGTTATATGGACTTGGACGATCTCAATAAATTTGCTAAGGAAAAAACAAAGCAAGCCACAAAGTTGATGGAAAACTTATTGAATGGAAAAAAGAATATTGCTAAACGCATTGATTATTTTAGGGATGAGACGAAAAAAGTGGATGAAAAAATTAAATTAGGAACACCCTTATTTGGTTACATTATGGCGGTATTCAATTCCAGTAAATATCCAACTTATAAAAATTCAACCTTTATGGCTCTCAAAAAGCTCATTGGAAAAAGACAAGAATGGAGTTCTATGAGTGTTGGCGAGAAATATCAAACATTTACTGACCTGTGCCATGAAATGGGCAAATTGCTGAAGCCAGAACTTGAAACTGTAAATATCAGAGGTATTGAGGTCAAGCCAGGAAGGACTGCTCTGGATGGTCAAGACTTTTTCTATATTCTTGAAGATCGTTATAATAGAGAGAGATATTTCCCCGAACTTGTTAAATTTCTTGAACAAGCCAAGGCAAGCAATCTTACAACAAAGCAATACCGAAAGGATTATATGAATTGTAAAGTGAGGATAAGTTTTGGAAAAGTAAGCTCTGCACAAACACCCTGGATTAGTTTTTTATCCGGTGACAATAAATTACAGAAGGGAATTTATCCAGTCTTTCTTTTTTATAAAAGTATAAATAAATTATTTCTAGCATATGGTATAAGTGAAATAAGTGAACCCGAACAAATTTGGAACATTGTTGGAAAAGAAACAATTGAAGATTATTTTATTGAAAATTTCAACTCGGAGCCAGAGAGATATGGCAGTTCTTATGTTTATAAAGTATACGATGTGAAAAACATTGATAATTTAAATCAAGAACAAATGGAAAATGACTTGAAAAACATAATTAATGAATATAAAAAACAACTTGAAGAAACTCCAAAAATTCAATACTGGACAATTTCTCCGGGGGAAGATGCAAAGCACTGGGAGGAGTTCTATCAAAAAGGGATCATTGGAGTCGGCTGGGATAAAACAAAAGATCTCTTACAATATAAAAATAAAAAAGAAATTCAAAAGGTTGCGAAAAACTTATTTGGATTAAAAACTAATGCCAGCAATACTGCCCAAGCTTGTTTGGATTTTTCTAGAACAATGAGAATTGGGGATATTTTAATTGTCAAAAAGGGAATTCATGAATTGGTCGGCTATGGAAAGGTAACTTCAGATTATATTTATGATGCAAGGAGGAAGACATATAAACACATACGAAATGTGATGTGGATTAAAAAGGGAAATTGGAAGATAGATAAAGAGATTATTCATCCTGCATTAAAAACTTTAACTAACATAACTCCGTATGAAGGTTATGCCCAAGAATTATTGGGCATAATGGACGAAAGTAATATTGATGGAAAAAATTACTGGTGGATTAATGCAAATCCAAAAATTTGGAATTTAACAGAGGCGGAAGTCGGTTCCAAACAAATATATACAAGCCATAATGAGGCCAAGAATCCCAGAAGAATTTATAGTTATTTTAAAGAGGTTAAGCCGGGCGACATTATGTTTGGATATATAACAAGTCCGGACAAACAAATTACTTCAATATGCAAAATAACCAAAGGGTTATATGAGAACAAAGAGGGGGAAGTGATTGAATTTGAAAAAACTGAGACTTTACAAAATCCAATTTTGTGGAATGAATTGAAAAATGAAGAAAGTTTGAAAAATTGCGAACCAATTAAGAACAATCAAGGAAGTTTGTTTAAAATAAGCAAAGAAGAATATGAAACCATTAGATATTTGATTGATGAGAAAAATATTTTCACGAAAGAAAAAATTGAAAAATATATAAAAAAGGATGCTCTAGACAAATTATTTATTTCAGAAAATGAATTTGATAATATAGCCCAAAATATTGAAAGAAACAAAAATATCATTCTGCAAGGCCCTCCCGGAGTTGGCAAAACTTTTCTTGCAAAAAGGTTGGCTTATTATTTGATTGGATACAAAGACGTAAACAAGGTACAATCTATCCAATTTCATCAATCATATTCATATGAAGATTTCATGCAAGGTTACAGGCCCAATGAAAAAGGAAAATTTGATCTTGTTAATGGAATATTTTTCAGATTTTGTCAGAAAGCTAAAAATGATCCAAACAATAAGTATTTCTTCTTGATAGATGAAATAAATAGAGGAAATCTGAGCAAAATTTTTGGTGAATTAATGATGCTTATTGAAAAAGATAAACGGGGTAAAGATTTTGCTATACCTTTAACATATTCCCAAGATGACAGAGAAACATTTTATGTGCCAGAAAATGTTCATTTGATTGGGACTATGAACACAGCTGATAAATCACTTGCGATGGTAGACTATGCTTTGCGAAGAAGATTTAATTTTATTTTTCTGAAACCAAAATTTAATAACAGCTTTAGTTCATTCCTAGAAAATATGGGAGTTAAAAAGATTATTATTAAAGCGATAGTTGAAAAAATAAGCAAACTAAATGAGA